The Luteolibacter rhizosphaerae genome contains the following window.
AGGCCTTGTGTATTTTTGGGGAACTTCCAATAGTCGAGTTGTTCTGCCGAAAATAAGTCCTCTCATGACATTCGAAGAGCTCCGTAAGAAGTACACCGAAGACGAACTGTCCTATTTTCCCGGCGATGCTGGTCTCCGATTCGATGCGTTTTCACCCATTCTCTCAGATCTCTACGAGGACAAGATCGTCTATTGTGAGAGGTTTGTTGCTGTCGTTTCGCTTCGTGACATTGAACTTTCACCAAAGGGGTTTGGCGCGACATGCACCCCTTTTCTTGCCTTCGAGAGACCAGGAGATTTTCGCTCGCTCATACCGGACAGAGAATGGAGTTTCCGGGGCCCTTGGGACTGGATGAGGCTCATCAAGAACTCGATCAACGTTCCCTACGCCGGGTGGACCATCTGGCCAGAGAAAGATCGCGTTAAAGAGGTAATCAGATCGTTGTCGATGGGAGATCTTGAGGCCGCACTGAAATTAACCCTGAAAGAACCCGAAAAGGCAGGATAAGTCGCGGGTGGCCACCGCCGCCGACGCCCCAGGTTGAGCGAGGGCTTTCTTCCCACCTTTGCCACCTCTAATGGTTCTGCTATAACGACGTGGCCTATCTATGCGCCGCGACGAACCCGGTCATTCCGCTCACGTTGCAATCGACGCTCTTGCGGGCTAGGTCGCTGAGCTTTAGGGCGTGTTTGAAAACCTCATGAAGTTGCCAGCCAGTCCAAGCACGCAGCAAGCAGGATGAAGTTGAAGTAGGTGTCGGCCAGTTTGTCGTAGCGCGTGGCAATCCGCCGGTTGCGCTTGATGCGCTGGAAGAAATTCTCCACGTGGCGGCGGTGGCGGTAGTAGCCTTGGTGGAACGGTGCGGGGATCTTCCGCCTCGCCGTGCTGGGGATGCAATGCCGGCTGCGTGAACGGTGGATCGTGTCGCGAAGCGGTCCGCTGTCGTATGCCTTGTCGCCGACAATCCTCACTCCCCGCAGCCCCGCGAGGAGATCCGGTGCCGCCTTCGCATCGTGCACGTTGCCGGGAGACAGGGAGGCTCTGACCAAGCGGCCTTTGCCGTCCACCACCGCGTGCAACTTGCTGTTGAGGCCGCCCCGGCTTTTGCCGATGGCCTGCAATTCCTTGCCGCCGCACCCGCCATGGGCGTCCTTGTGAACCTTGAGGTGGGTCGAGTCGATGAATCGCAACGCGCCGGTCCTGCCGCGGGCCAGGTATTTCAAGATCTTCTCCCAAACCCCTTTCGAGCACCATAGGCGCCAACGCGAATAAACCGTTTCCCACGGTCCGAAATCCGGCGGCACCGCCCTCCATGCACAACCGGTGCGCAAAACGTAGATCATGCCTGTCGTCAACATCCGGTGGCACGAGGGAGGCCTGCCACCAATTGTTGTACTGTTCACCCTCAGCGGGATTCTGGACTACGTTAATTTTTTTAGCGCCAGCCAGAGCGCGTCGGACAGATGGAAGTACGAGTTGGGCGGTTTCATCGGAAGATGAAATCAAAACGTACGAGCCGGGCAGTACTTTCATTCTTCCGTGGTTTTCAAACACGCCCTAGTATTCTGCCAGAAATTAGAACCCGATGGCTCGCTACGATTTGCAGGAACCTCGACTTTACGCGGACTTCAACGGGTGCTTCGGGGATATTCTGTGTCTCTCCCATGGTGACACATGTCGGACTCAGGGTGGCAACGAGATTGAGCTTCGCGAGGGGATGATCGTTACCGCATACGATGAGGACGCCAATGCCAATGGTGAGCGGGACGATCTGATTGCTACCGGGGTTGTCGTGCGTTCCCACGAATCGCTGAGATGCAACTGCTCTGTTTGGTGCCTCCGGGTTGATGAGAATGGTGTGCGGAGCGAGTCCGAGATCCCAGGATCAGAAGCAGAGCAAGCCGCCGCTCCGAACCGCTCAACAGCGCCCGGTTTGAAATCGGAGATTCCTCTTCGCGGCTCGGAGGGCTAAGACCTTCGGCGGAAAGGTCATGAAGAAACTCGCGTTTGCAGCGCTTGCAATCCTGCTGTGTGGAGTGGCGCTGAAGCTGCGATCTTGGAAGGCGCAGATGGATGCGGACGTGCGACGCACCAAGAATGACACCGAAGCGATCCGAAGGGCGGTTCTGGCCTACCGGGACGAGGATGGAGTGCCGCTGGATTCCAAGAGCGACCCATTTCGCGTTCTTACCCTCGGTGATAATGTTCGGCAGATTCCATTTCTTGTGCCTCTTGATTCCGGTCATTGGCCCGGGAATCGATATTCCGATCCGTGGGGACGCCCTTACGCTTTCGACCTGTCGCAACCAGACAATCCGCAGATTCGATCCTTTGGACCAGATGGACGCCAATCCGCGGATGATATCGGCGGATGGTGACACGGAACAAGGATACCTCAATGTCTCCAAGAAAGAAAATTCGCATTCCGAGCGATGGGTGAATCAGTTCATGATTCAGGACGAGTATGGCGACGACCTTGTCCATCGGAACAAAAGCAACGGCGGACAAGGCGGCTAGTTCGCTGCGCTCTGGACGCCTGATGCCCGCCGTGCCACAGTTCAAACGGTGGGCCGCAATCCAAGAACTCTGCCATCAACAATCATGAGCCAACCTACGACATTTCGGAACGTTTGGTTTCTCCCTGGAGAAGATACTTGGCGACGATGGAGCCTCTTTGCTTACGAGGACATCGGAATCCTGACAGTTGGAGACGGGCATATCGAATTTGTCGGGCGGCGGCGTCATGTTTCCATCAGCTCGATCGATGAATTGAAGTTCGGCACGCAGGGCCGGGATTTTATCAACAATTGGGTTCATATCGAATCGGGAGACCAGACGGTATATTTCGCAGATGGGGGCTGGTGGGGATTTCGAGGACACTTGGCACATGGGACACGCAAGATTCTACGAGCTGTTCTAGCCTC
Protein-coding sequences here:
- a CDS encoding IS5 family transposase, whose amino-acid sequence is MNSTTIGGRPPSCHRMLTTGMIYVLRTGCAWRAVPPDFGPWETVYSRWRLWCSKGVWEKILKYLARGRTGALRFIDSTHLKVHKDAHGGCGGKELQAIGKSRGGLNSKLHAVVDGKGRLVRASLSPGNVHDAKAAPDLLAGLRGVRIVGDKAYDSGPLRDTIHRSRSRHCIPSTARRKIPAPFHQGYYRHRRHVENFFQRIKRNRRIATRYDKLADTYFNFILLAACLDWLATS